In Pseudomonadota bacterium, the genomic stretch CGGCCTTGCGATAGCCGTGCTTCTTGAACCAAGAGGCCTTCATCCAGAACGGAAGCCACACGCCCCAGGCGGCCATGCCCTTGGCGCCGAGCCGCCGCGCATCCTCCTCGGCCGCGGAGATCAACGCCGTGCCCATCCCGTGCCCCTGGAAGTTGCCTCGCCCCTGCTTGTAGCCGTGAACGTGAATGCAGTAGACGAAGTAGAGTCCCTCGCCGCCCACGTTCGAATGCTCGATGGGGCCGTACTGGATCATCCCGCCTTCGACGCCGTTGTCGTCCACGGCGAGCTTGGCGCGCAGGCCGAAGTTCTCGCTCCGGTCGAGCCACTGCCGGCGCTTGGGCCCCGCCTCCTTGGCGTCGTCGGACCAGTCCTCGAGGCACAGGCAGAAGAGGTCCTTCTTGTCCTCGGTGAGGTCGATGATCTTCATGCCGCGTCTCCTCGTGCCAGGGATGTCGGCGTTGACCTCGAGCAGTCCATCGACGTATACCTGAGCCGCTCTAGTACCCTGGCCATGAGGACAAGATGCCAGAACGGACCGCCGAGAGGAAGATCCACATCCGCATGGGCGAAGACCTCCACAAGAGGCTCAGGATTCGCTGCGCCGAGCTCGACACGACCATCCAGGACTACGTGGTCGGGCTGCTCGACCGCGAGCTGTCCACGGGGAAGCGGCCTCCCCGGACCGCGGGGTCGGAAGCCGGCACGCGGAGGGAGCGATGACCCGAAAGGCCAGAGGCAAGAGCGATCCGATCGAGCAAGAGATCGAGATGGCTCTCA encodes the following:
- a CDS encoding type II toxin-antitoxin system HicB family antitoxin, producing MPERTAERKIHIRMGEDLHKRLRIRCAELDTTIQDYVVGLLDRELSTGKRPPRTAGSEAGTRRER
- a CDS encoding GNAT family N-acetyltransferase: MKIIDLTEDKKDLFCLCLEDWSDDAKEAGPKRRQWLDRSENFGLRAKLAVDDNGVEGGMIQYGPIEHSNVGGEGLYFVYCIHVHGYKQGRGNFQGHGMGTALISAAEEDARRLGAKGMAAWGVWLPFWMKASWFKKHGYRKADRQGIAMLLWKPFADDAKPPHWLPPTGKRPEPIPGRVNVTAFSSGWCLAQNLVYERAKRAAAEFGDKVVFREIDTSTRDAVAEWGIADTVLVDGKNLQKGPPPSYEKIRKAIAKRVR